One window of Corallococcus silvisoli genomic DNA carries:
- a CDS encoding sigma-54-dependent transcriptional regulator, whose protein sequence is MTSPTVLVVDDDRANLDSVARIFQREGFSTLSAAQGTEALELLRRPEVSVMVTDLMMPGMDGQELLKASRAIRPDVEVVLMTAYGTVETAVAAMKDGAYDFITKPLKRHALVKAVQKALEKQALVQENTSLKAKLAEINPAGGRAMVGQSPAFRAMLDTIRQAAPSTATVLLLGESGTGKELAARALHEHSARAKQSFVAVNCGAIPESILEAELFGVERGAYTGAVSRREGRFERAHGGTLFLDEVGEMPLSAQVKLLRVLQEGELERLGGTQTVKVDVRLVAATNKDLQKEVAEGRFREDLYYRLHVVEIRVPALASRREDIPLLADAFLRRFAAKNGKVLRGFSPDALGVLENYAWPGNVRELEHAVERAVVLAKTDVLEASDLPESVRKGPLGSAGQLVIPIGTPMEEIERRVIHETLRHTKGDKTLAARLLGIAARTIYRKLEREQLGPDAPPVPPSPPTSAD, encoded by the coding sequence ATGACTTCTCCCACGGTCCTGGTCGTCGACGACGACCGCGCCAACCTCGATTCGGTCGCCCGCATCTTCCAGCGGGAAGGCTTCTCCACGCTGTCCGCCGCGCAGGGCACGGAGGCGCTGGAGCTGCTCCGGCGCCCCGAGGTCAGCGTCATGGTCACCGACCTGATGATGCCCGGCATGGACGGCCAGGAGCTGCTCAAGGCCAGCCGCGCCATCCGCCCGGACGTGGAGGTGGTCCTGATGACCGCCTACGGTACGGTGGAGACGGCCGTGGCCGCCATGAAGGATGGCGCCTACGACTTCATCACCAAGCCCCTCAAGCGCCACGCGCTGGTGAAGGCCGTGCAGAAGGCGCTGGAGAAGCAGGCGCTCGTCCAGGAGAACACCTCCCTCAAGGCGAAGCTCGCGGAGATCAACCCCGCGGGCGGGCGCGCCATGGTGGGGCAGTCCCCCGCGTTCCGCGCCATGCTGGACACCATCCGCCAGGCGGCGCCCTCCACCGCCACCGTGCTCTTGCTGGGGGAGTCCGGCACCGGCAAGGAGCTGGCCGCCCGCGCGCTGCATGAGCACTCCGCCCGGGCGAAGCAGTCCTTCGTCGCCGTCAACTGTGGCGCCATCCCGGAGAGCATCCTGGAGGCGGAGCTCTTCGGCGTGGAGCGGGGCGCGTACACGGGCGCCGTCAGCCGGCGCGAGGGCCGCTTCGAGCGCGCCCACGGCGGCACCCTCTTCCTCGACGAGGTGGGCGAGATGCCCCTCTCCGCCCAGGTGAAGCTGCTGCGCGTGCTCCAGGAGGGCGAGCTGGAGCGGCTGGGCGGCACGCAGACGGTGAAGGTGGACGTGCGGCTCGTCGCCGCCACCAACAAGGACCTCCAGAAGGAGGTGGCCGAAGGGCGCTTCCGCGAGGACCTCTACTACCGCCTCCACGTGGTGGAGATCCGCGTGCCCGCGCTCGCCTCGCGCCGCGAGGACATCCCGCTGCTGGCGGACGCGTTCCTGCGCCGCTTCGCCGCGAAGAACGGCAAGGTGCTGCGCGGCTTCTCTCCGGACGCCTTGGGCGTCCTGGAGAACTACGCGTGGCCTGGCAACGTGCGCGAGCTGGAGCACGCCGTGGAGCGCGCGGTGGTGCTGGCCAAGACGGACGTGCTGGAGGCCAGCGACCTGCCGGAGTCCGTGCGCAAGGGGCCCCTGGGCTCGGCCGGCCAGCTCGTCATCCCCATCGGGACGCCCATGGAGGAGATCGAGCGGCGGGTCATCCACGAGACCCTGCGCCACACCAAGGGCGACAAGACGCTCGCCGCCCGCCTGCTGGGCATCGCCGCGCGCACCATCTACCGCAAGCTGGAGCGCGAGCAGCTGGGCCCGGACGCCCCCCCGGTGCCCCCCTCCCCCCCCACCAGCGCGGACTGA
- a CDS encoding TldD/PmbA family protein, producing MNYEQLAKKIVQRAVKRGAKQAEAYLEVGRQSSVRVREGQIEDLTEATSKGVGVRVIVKDRLGFAYTSDFTPAGLERVVDLAVQLAEAAAPSKLNGLPSAKDLGKRGDPGALFDPKVAQLPGDWKIHAALEAERAGRAQDARIVTFDSVAAGDFVSEVYLASSEGASGGYSGTYVYLVAVPVASQEGQLQTGYWLDYKRFFDDLESPESIGREAAKRAARMLGAKPVKTQQVPVVFDPLVAASFVQNLAQAADGNAVYQQSSVLAPHVGRKLAGPHVTLVDDGLLRRGLATAPFDGEGVPTRRTPILEQGVLSGFLYDAFTARKAKARTTGNAARSYSALPGIGNTNLYLEPGTKPPEELIREVPRGLYVTALLGHGADPVSGDMSCGANGLWIENGELTHPVQEVTVAGHLLQMLKDVDAVGSDLQFRGGSVGAPTVRFRQLTVSGA from the coding sequence GTGAACTACGAACAGCTCGCGAAGAAGATCGTCCAGCGCGCCGTGAAGCGGGGCGCGAAGCAGGCGGAGGCGTACCTGGAGGTGGGCCGCCAGAGCAGCGTGCGCGTCCGCGAGGGCCAGATTGAAGACCTCACGGAGGCCACCAGCAAGGGCGTGGGCGTGCGGGTCATCGTGAAGGACCGGCTGGGCTTCGCGTACACCTCCGACTTCACGCCCGCGGGGCTGGAGCGCGTGGTGGACCTGGCCGTGCAACTGGCGGAGGCCGCCGCGCCCAGCAAGCTCAACGGCCTGCCCTCCGCGAAGGACCTGGGCAAGCGGGGCGACCCCGGCGCCCTCTTCGACCCGAAGGTGGCCCAGCTGCCCGGCGACTGGAAGATCCACGCCGCGCTGGAGGCGGAGCGCGCGGGCCGCGCACAGGACGCGCGCATCGTCACCTTCGACTCCGTGGCCGCGGGCGACTTCGTGTCGGAGGTGTACCTGGCCTCCAGCGAAGGGGCCTCGGGCGGCTACTCCGGCACCTACGTGTACCTGGTCGCCGTGCCGGTGGCGTCCCAGGAGGGGCAGCTCCAGACGGGCTACTGGCTGGACTACAAGCGCTTCTTCGACGACCTGGAGTCGCCCGAGTCCATTGGCCGGGAGGCGGCGAAGCGCGCCGCGCGCATGCTGGGCGCGAAGCCCGTGAAGACGCAGCAGGTGCCGGTGGTGTTCGATCCGCTGGTGGCCGCGTCCTTCGTGCAGAACCTGGCCCAGGCCGCGGACGGCAACGCCGTGTACCAGCAGTCCAGCGTGCTCGCGCCCCACGTGGGCCGGAAGCTCGCGGGCCCGCATGTCACGCTGGTGGATGACGGCCTGCTCCGCCGGGGGCTCGCCACCGCGCCCTTCGACGGCGAAGGCGTCCCCACCCGCAGGACGCCCATCCTGGAACAGGGCGTGCTGTCCGGCTTCCTCTATGACGCCTTCACCGCGCGCAAGGCAAAGGCGCGCACCACCGGCAACGCGGCCCGGAGCTACAGCGCGCTGCCCGGGATCGGCAACACCAACCTCTACCTGGAGCCAGGGACCAAGCCACCGGAGGAGCTGATCCGCGAGGTCCCCCGCGGCCTCTACGTCACCGCCCTCCTGGGCCACGGCGCGGATCCGGTGTCCGGCGACATGTCCTGTGGGGCCAACGGCCTCTGGATTGAGAACGGCGAGCTGACGCACCCGGTGCAGGAAGTCACCGTCGCGGGCCACCTCCTCCAGATGTTGAAGGACGTGGACGCGGTGGGCAGCGACCTCCAGTTCCGCGGCGGCAGCGTGGGCGCGCCCACTGTCCGCTTCCGACAGCTCACCGTGTCCGGCGCTTAA
- a CDS encoding ParB/RepB/Spo0J family partition protein: MAAKSARKSAPAKSKPATPRKPRRKKAEPKSRGLTAGEVASEAVAFPDALLQAVRQDGGEVLAVYRDPLGGHPVVFAVLPIDRVEPTPYQRDLSEPHVKRLATAMERLDRFLDPVIAVRVQGRYWTPNGNHRLNASRMLGAKSIVALLLPEEDVAYQILALNTEKAHNLKERSLEVIRMARGLVGAGRPGKESAFAHLFEEPSFLTLGAAYEKRPRFSAGAYHPFVKVVDAFQDVPLPEALAVRDARAERLLELDDAVVAVVSALKERGLQSPYLKNFVVARVNFLRFRKDGAPPTFDATVDRMLAGARRFNVDKVRREDIGRMGGGPLEPDEEQA, translated from the coding sequence ATGGCCGCGAAGTCCGCCCGCAAGTCCGCCCCCGCGAAGTCGAAGCCGGCCACGCCGCGCAAGCCGCGCCGCAAGAAGGCCGAACCGAAGTCGCGGGGCCTCACCGCCGGAGAGGTGGCGAGCGAGGCGGTGGCCTTCCCGGACGCGCTCCTCCAGGCGGTGCGCCAGGACGGCGGCGAGGTGCTGGCCGTCTACCGCGACCCGCTGGGCGGCCACCCCGTCGTCTTCGCCGTGCTCCCCATCGACCGGGTGGAGCCCACACCCTACCAGCGCGACCTGTCCGAGCCCCACGTCAAGCGGCTCGCCACCGCGATGGAGCGCCTGGACCGCTTCCTCGACCCTGTCATCGCCGTGCGAGTGCAGGGCCGCTACTGGACACCTAACGGAAACCACCGCCTCAACGCCAGCCGCATGCTGGGCGCGAAGTCCATCGTCGCGCTGCTCCTGCCCGAAGAGGACGTGGCCTATCAAATCCTGGCCCTCAACACGGAGAAGGCCCACAACCTGAAGGAGCGCTCGCTGGAGGTCATCCGCATGGCCCGGGGCCTGGTGGGCGCGGGCCGGCCGGGGAAGGAGTCCGCCTTCGCCCACCTCTTCGAGGAGCCGTCCTTCCTCACCCTCGGCGCCGCCTACGAGAAGCGCCCCCGCTTCTCCGCGGGCGCCTACCACCCCTTCGTCAAGGTCGTGGACGCCTTCCAGGACGTGCCGCTGCCAGAGGCCCTGGCCGTGCGCGACGCCCGCGCGGAGCGGCTCCTGGAGCTGGACGACGCGGTGGTGGCCGTCGTCTCCGCCCTCAAGGAGCGCGGCCTCCAGAGCCCCTACCTCAAGAACTTCGTCGTCGCCCGCGTCAACTTCCTGCGCTTCCGCAAGGACGGCGCGCCTCCCACCTTCGACGCCACGGTGGACCGCATGCTGGCCGGCGCGCGCCGCTTCAACGTGGACAAGGTGCGCCGCGAGGACATCGGCCGCATGGGCGGGGGGCCGCTGGAGCCGGATGAAGAGCAGGCTTGA
- a CDS encoding FHA domain-containing protein: MSAVPDEDWSAPLSGEDEGQDGGDPELYGEAEPVRSRTGETRVASVGDIRPEVEEPAEEEDNSETTRAGPPVLVLVLDGPDKGRKKRFKGVRMVLGRSKDCDFALGDQTVSRRHLELVYGAQGVVMRDLGGISGTQVNDQKVDECILKHGDEISVGKTRLRFVDEGELIKEMRAKAESGESEEKKEEKKEEKKDPRLDEKTNANYKIADLMRDEKARKAGVPRPRPVRSSAREGFRLDFKAKVGLAAGGLVLVLILAGMAMSRGGGPPPKPPVDPNLQRAQELMQRARDKVRDGDYPDAVRFAQEAEKLRVGIDVDGVAKAAQQLQDILDSFQAVRGLMAENRFPDARAKLTATPQGTARTDDARKKLEEDLDTQEQAYSLKLVETALAERRPDDARTLIAELPPGTRPIYEQKLTDLENLLMKEAQQAQRQAGIRQAAAAENAKQRRAEFVAEAFQDVERRFNGGDFQRATLEVDRVMDKFRSEADIQARARNLKKLIPQFRSAFEEGQKKYESNSLEASVKPLRRAADVYRQIGFAGSLGDTLDNELASASVAAGQAAFKRKEFPLAGRSFREALRLNPGDSRARDGLDDLQKKVEELYLSAYIARDRDPAMATETFKIVIEASAEGSDVKRKAEMALSDLQKAGGS, from the coding sequence GTGTCCGCCGTCCCGGACGAAGACTGGTCCGCGCCGTTGTCCGGCGAGGACGAGGGACAGGACGGGGGCGATCCGGAGCTGTACGGCGAGGCGGAGCCGGTGCGCTCGCGCACGGGCGAGACGCGGGTGGCCTCTGTCGGGGACATCCGCCCGGAGGTGGAGGAGCCGGCGGAGGAGGAGGACAACTCCGAGACGACGCGCGCCGGTCCCCCGGTGCTGGTGCTGGTGCTGGACGGGCCCGACAAGGGGCGCAAGAAGCGCTTCAAGGGCGTGCGCATGGTGCTGGGGCGCAGCAAGGACTGCGACTTCGCGCTGGGCGACCAGACGGTGTCCCGGCGGCACCTGGAGCTCGTGTACGGCGCGCAGGGCGTGGTGATGCGCGACCTGGGCGGCATCTCCGGCACCCAGGTGAACGACCAGAAGGTCGACGAGTGCATCCTGAAGCACGGGGATGAGATCTCCGTGGGCAAGACGCGTCTGCGCTTCGTGGACGAGGGCGAGCTCATCAAGGAGATGCGCGCCAAGGCGGAGTCCGGCGAGTCGGAGGAGAAGAAGGAAGAAAAGAAGGAGGAGAAGAAGGACCCGCGCCTGGATGAAAAGACCAACGCGAACTACAAGATCGCGGACCTGATGCGCGACGAGAAGGCGCGCAAGGCGGGCGTGCCCCGTCCGCGCCCGGTGCGCTCGTCGGCGCGCGAGGGCTTCCGGCTCGACTTCAAGGCGAAGGTGGGCCTGGCCGCGGGCGGCCTGGTGCTGGTGCTGATCCTCGCGGGCATGGCCATGTCGCGCGGAGGCGGGCCGCCGCCCAAGCCGCCGGTGGATCCGAACCTGCAGCGGGCCCAGGAGCTGATGCAGCGCGCGCGCGACAAGGTGCGCGATGGTGACTACCCGGACGCGGTGCGCTTCGCCCAGGAGGCGGAGAAGCTGCGCGTGGGCATCGACGTGGACGGCGTGGCCAAGGCCGCGCAGCAGCTTCAGGACATCCTGGACTCCTTCCAGGCGGTCCGTGGACTGATGGCGGAGAACCGCTTCCCGGACGCGCGCGCGAAGCTGACCGCCACGCCGCAGGGCACCGCGCGCACGGATGATGCGCGCAAGAAGCTCGAGGAGGATCTGGACACCCAGGAGCAGGCGTACTCGCTGAAGCTCGTGGAGACGGCGCTGGCGGAGCGCCGTCCGGACGACGCCCGGACGCTCATCGCGGAGCTGCCCCCGGGCACCCGGCCCATCTACGAGCAGAAGCTGACGGACCTGGAGAACCTGCTCATGAAGGAGGCGCAGCAGGCGCAGCGGCAGGCGGGCATCCGGCAGGCGGCGGCGGCGGAGAACGCCAAGCAGCGCCGCGCGGAGTTCGTGGCCGAGGCCTTCCAGGACGTGGAGCGGCGCTTCAACGGCGGGGACTTCCAGCGCGCGACGCTGGAGGTGGACCGGGTGATGGACAAGTTCCGCTCGGAGGCGGACATCCAGGCCCGGGCGCGCAACCTCAAGAAGCTCATCCCGCAGTTCCGCTCCGCCTTCGAGGAAGGCCAGAAGAAGTACGAGAGCAACTCGCTGGAGGCGTCCGTGAAGCCGCTGCGCCGCGCGGCGGACGTGTACCGGCAGATCGGCTTCGCGGGCTCGCTGGGGGACACGCTCGACAACGAGCTGGCGTCCGCGTCGGTGGCGGCGGGGCAGGCGGCCTTCAAGCGCAAGGAGTTCCCGTTGGCGGGCCGCAGCTTCCGCGAGGCCCTGCGCCTCAACCCCGGCGACTCGCGCGCCCGGGACGGCCTGGACGACCTCCAGAAGAAGGTGGAGGAGCTGTACCTGTCGGCCTACATCGCGCGTGACCGTGACCCCGCCATGGCGACGGAGACGTTCAAGATCGTCATCGAGGCGTCGGCGGAGGGCTCGGACGTGAAGCGCAAGGCGGAGATGGCGCTGAGCGATCTGCAGAAGGCCGGGGGTTCGTAG
- a CDS encoding TldD/PmbA family protein, which produces MPRAPAAPRRARPAQLAPLAARQALPAPLLPPGLLERLLAEAMGRGADFAEIYVERTSTTAVVLEESRIKSAQVGLVQGVGVRVIAGAKVGYAYSDDWDEAALVRAARTAAMIAQGGGSERAFPVKRVPVPSHYRVAQPLEDVAVARKTALLTRADAAARAFDARIQQVNASYVDQTRRIAVANTTGRFSEDTQDQSRLSVQVVALGRKGERRTGMYGSGGRVSFSYWDGVTPESVAEEAARQAIATLGAVDCVAGPQTVVLAPGWSGILLHEAVGHGLEADFIRKGTSLFAGKLGEKVASDLVTVIDDGTVSSARGSINIDDEGVPGERKVLIENGVLKGYLYDQLNAKLMNQRSTGSGRRESFKSLPLPRMTNTFLAPGDHAPEDILREVKRGLYCATFGGGQVDISNGNFVFEVSEAYQIEDGKLGRPVKNAILIGVGPEALKNISRVGCDPLPDPGMGICVKDGQMLPVGVGLPTVRIDNVTVGGTQVG; this is translated from the coding sequence ATGCCCCGAGCCCCCGCCGCCCCCCGGCGCGCCCGCCCCGCCCAGCTCGCCCCCCTGGCCGCACGGCAGGCCCTCCCCGCCCCGCTCCTGCCCCCCGGTCTGCTCGAACGTCTGCTGGCGGAAGCCATGGGCCGAGGCGCGGACTTCGCGGAAATCTACGTGGAGCGCACGTCCACCACGGCCGTGGTCCTGGAGGAGTCGCGCATCAAGAGCGCCCAGGTGGGGCTGGTGCAGGGCGTGGGCGTGCGGGTCATCGCCGGGGCCAAGGTGGGCTACGCCTACTCCGACGACTGGGACGAGGCGGCGCTCGTCCGGGCCGCGCGCACCGCGGCGATGATCGCCCAGGGGGGCGGCTCCGAGCGCGCCTTCCCCGTCAAGCGCGTGCCAGTGCCCAGCCACTACCGGGTGGCCCAGCCGCTGGAGGACGTGGCCGTGGCGCGCAAGACGGCGCTGCTCACCCGCGCGGACGCCGCCGCCCGAGCCTTCGACGCGCGCATCCAGCAGGTGAACGCCTCCTACGTGGATCAGACCCGGCGCATCGCGGTGGCCAACACCACCGGCCGCTTCAGCGAGGACACCCAGGACCAGTCCCGCCTGAGCGTGCAGGTGGTGGCGCTGGGCCGCAAGGGCGAGCGGCGGACGGGCATGTACGGCAGCGGTGGCCGGGTGTCCTTCAGCTACTGGGACGGCGTGACGCCGGAGTCCGTGGCGGAGGAGGCCGCGCGACAGGCCATCGCCACGCTGGGCGCGGTGGACTGCGTGGCGGGGCCGCAGACGGTGGTGCTGGCGCCGGGCTGGAGCGGGATCCTCCTGCACGAGGCGGTGGGCCACGGCCTGGAGGCGGACTTCATCCGCAAGGGCACGTCGCTCTTCGCGGGAAAGCTGGGGGAGAAGGTGGCCTCCGACCTGGTGACGGTCATCGACGACGGCACGGTGTCCAGCGCCCGAGGCTCCATCAACATCGACGACGAGGGCGTGCCGGGCGAGCGCAAGGTCCTCATCGAGAACGGCGTCCTCAAGGGCTACCTTTATGATCAGCTCAACGCGAAGCTGATGAACCAGCGCTCCACGGGCAGCGGGAGGCGCGAGTCGTTCAAGAGCCTGCCCCTGCCGCGCATGACGAACACCTTCCTGGCGCCCGGGGACCACGCGCCGGAGGACATCCTCAGGGAGGTGAAGCGCGGGCTGTACTGCGCCACCTTCGGCGGGGGTCAGGTGGACATCAGCAACGGCAACTTCGTCTTCGAGGTCAGCGAGGCCTACCAGATTGAAGACGGGAAGCTGGGCCGCCCGGTGAAGAACGCCATCCTCATCGGCGTGGGGCCGGAGGCGCTGAAGAACATCAGCCGCGTGGGCTGCGACCCGCTGCCGGACCCCGGCATGGGCATCTGCGTGAAGGACGGGCAGATGCTGCCCGTGGGGGTGGGCCTGCCCACCGTGCGCATCGACAACGTCACCGTGGGCGGAACCCAGGTCGGCTGA
- the gspD gene encoding type II secretion system secretin GspD — MKTTLPSWMLCLCLALSVPAWAQRRPALPSAPAAQGDRTITPQGTAAAPPPSTSAPENQGPRQVPSCEEARRHARYGIYFDKVDIEKLVQTVSDATCRTFILPENVRGKISIIGPENGRVEVDADSFYSAFLAALDANGLAVYPYGRFLKIVDKRSAKQNPIPTIVDDETPYTTNEQMVTKLFKIKYVEVEPLRGVLQQLVSKDGDTIPYPPDTIIVNDVGSNIHRLERLINQLDSRSSSDEMRIIQVQYATAQDVANTIQKLFEAKSGAGGRAGQRPGNFTQGIPGQPPGEGVASGGTDTGGAATLSQIIPDERTNKLIVVASPAAFGRIQDLVREIDIPSGSGNKINVYPLENANSEELASTLQSLAQGTANRPQRVPIPNQPQGVPRGPTQAAELFSGEVKISADKGTNSLVIVASQADYKNIVQIIQQLDQPRRQVFVEAVIMEVNLDRNSEFGVNFHQGFSLKTDNGPIPGIFGTNYSGSGAPPSFSLAGLAGMGGFLAGIQGPVLPGLKSLGIDIPAFGVVLNAMQASSDVNVLSTPHLLTSDNEEAEITVGQNVPFQSGFSPSSLGSSLGGTGTAAGGLTPSLLGSLGGLGSLYAPITRQNVELKLTVKPQINESDFIRLVITEQTEEIASTDPVLGPTTSKRSAKTTVIAKDMETVVIGGIMQDRTLESVSKVPVLGDIPLLGHLFRDTTRRKTKTNLLLFLTPYIIRSQDDFRRIFERKMKERQQFVEQFYGQVPGYDVAVDFSRKPGPLSRMNQAVLKEEQRVENGGSGTSNDRVIRPVGSPSPAGGPPASSSHAQPGGQAPATPNGAAHSPEGGQAPRNTEAPAGGSDRSVPATPATQPEVTAPTPDANPERLRIQPGNGE, encoded by the coding sequence ATGAAGACGACGCTCCCGTCCTGGATGCTCTGTCTGTGCCTCGCGCTCTCGGTCCCCGCGTGGGCCCAGCGCCGTCCCGCCCTGCCCAGTGCTCCGGCCGCCCAGGGCGACCGGACCATCACCCCGCAGGGCACCGCCGCCGCCCCGCCCCCCAGCACCAGCGCGCCTGAGAACCAGGGCCCGCGCCAGGTGCCTTCCTGCGAGGAGGCCCGGCGCCACGCGCGCTACGGCATCTACTTCGACAAGGTGGACATCGAGAAGCTCGTCCAGACCGTGTCGGACGCCACCTGCCGCACGTTCATCCTCCCGGAGAACGTGCGCGGGAAGATCTCCATCATCGGCCCGGAGAACGGCCGCGTGGAGGTGGACGCGGACTCGTTCTACTCCGCGTTCCTCGCCGCGCTCGACGCCAACGGCCTCGCCGTCTACCCGTACGGCCGCTTCCTGAAGATCGTCGACAAGCGCTCGGCGAAGCAGAACCCCATCCCGACCATCGTGGACGACGAGACGCCGTACACGACGAACGAGCAGATGGTCACCAAGCTGTTCAAGATCAAGTACGTGGAGGTGGAGCCGCTGCGCGGCGTCCTCCAGCAGCTCGTGTCCAAGGACGGCGACACCATCCCGTACCCGCCGGACACCATCATCGTCAACGACGTGGGCTCCAACATCCACCGCCTGGAGCGCCTCATCAACCAGCTGGACAGCCGCTCCTCCAGCGACGAGATGCGCATCATCCAGGTGCAGTACGCCACCGCCCAGGACGTGGCCAACACCATCCAGAAGCTCTTCGAGGCCAAGTCCGGCGCGGGCGGCCGCGCGGGCCAGCGCCCCGGCAACTTCACCCAGGGCATCCCCGGACAGCCCCCTGGCGAGGGCGTGGCCTCCGGCGGCACGGACACCGGCGGCGCCGCGACGCTGTCGCAGATCATCCCGGACGAGCGCACCAACAAGCTCATCGTCGTGGCCAGCCCCGCCGCCTTCGGCCGCATCCAGGACCTGGTGCGTGAAATCGACATCCCGTCCGGCAGCGGCAACAAGATCAACGTCTACCCGCTGGAGAACGCCAACTCGGAGGAGCTGGCCAGCACGCTCCAGTCGCTCGCGCAGGGCACCGCCAACCGCCCCCAGCGCGTCCCCATCCCGAACCAGCCGCAGGGCGTGCCGCGCGGGCCCACCCAGGCCGCGGAGCTGTTCAGCGGCGAGGTGAAGATCTCCGCGGACAAGGGCACCAACTCGCTGGTCATCGTCGCCAGCCAGGCGGACTACAAGAACATCGTCCAGATCATCCAGCAGCTGGATCAGCCGCGCCGCCAGGTGTTCGTGGAGGCGGTCATCATGGAAGTGAACCTGGACCGCAACAGCGAGTTCGGCGTCAACTTCCACCAGGGCTTCAGCCTCAAGACGGACAACGGCCCCATCCCCGGCATCTTCGGCACCAACTACTCCGGCAGCGGCGCGCCCCCGTCCTTCTCGCTGGCGGGCCTGGCCGGCATGGGCGGCTTCCTCGCCGGAATCCAGGGCCCCGTCCTCCCGGGGCTCAAGAGCCTGGGCATCGACATCCCGGCCTTCGGCGTGGTGCTCAACGCGATGCAGGCGTCGTCGGACGTGAACGTGCTCTCCACGCCGCATTTGCTCACCAGCGACAACGAGGAGGCGGAGATCACGGTGGGCCAGAACGTGCCCTTCCAGTCCGGCTTCTCCCCGTCCAGCCTGGGCAGTTCGCTGGGCGGCACCGGCACCGCCGCCGGCGGCCTCACCCCGTCGCTGCTGGGCTCGCTGGGAGGCCTGGGGTCGCTGTACGCGCCCATCACCCGCCAGAACGTGGAGCTGAAGCTCACCGTCAAGCCGCAGATCAACGAGAGCGACTTCATCCGCCTGGTCATCACGGAGCAGACGGAGGAGATCGCCTCGACGGACCCCGTGCTGGGCCCCACCACGTCGAAGCGCAGCGCGAAGACGACCGTCATCGCCAAGGACATGGAGACGGTCGTCATCGGCGGCATCATGCAGGACCGCACCCTGGAGTCCGTCTCCAAGGTGCCGGTGCTGGGTGACATCCCGCTCCTGGGCCACCTGTTCCGCGACACCACGCGCCGCAAGACCAAGACGAACCTGCTGCTGTTCCTGACGCCCTACATCATCCGGAGCCAGGACGACTTCCGGCGCATCTTCGAGCGCAAGATGAAGGAGCGTCAGCAGTTCGTGGAGCAGTTCTACGGCCAGGTGCCCGGCTACGACGTGGCGGTGGACTTCAGCCGCAAGCCCGGCCCGCTGTCGCGCATGAACCAGGCCGTCCTCAAGGAAGAGCAGCGCGTGGAGAACGGCGGCAGCGGCACGTCCAACGACCGCGTCATCCGTCCGGTGGGCAGCCCGTCGCCGGCCGGTGGTCCGCCCGCCTCCTCGTCCCATGCCCAGCCTGGCGGGCAGGCGCCCGCCACGCCGAACGGGGCCGCCCACTCCCCCGAGGGCGGGCAGGCTCCGCGAAATACCGAGGCGCCAGCGGGGGGTTCAGACAGATCAGTGCCCGCGACGCCCGCGACGCAACCCGAGGTGACGGCGCCCACTCCGGACGCCAACCCGGAGAGGCTGCGAATCCAGCCGGGAAACGGGGAGTAA
- the gspC gene encoding type II secretion system protein GspC has protein sequence MELFFRKYFWSVNLLFILLVALLAARTVNLFVESSISPAPASEAPARVAQRTHAADSGLASLDVERLSRLTGVKLPEPEVAVKEPTPPEFDANAPPAKSGLRVKLLGTLVAANPDWSFASIQDMTTQRSQTYMVGNNLMGATIMEIERERVIINNNGRREFIDGQPGDGAVAAYTPPPVTAPTNTAPNGLGNGIKSTGENEYEVPKAEIDKTLSNLNDVAMQARIVPAFKDGQAVGFKLFSIRPDSIYSKIGVQNGDVIRRINGFDLNSPEKALEVYSKLKDSSRIEIEIERNGAPIRKSYNVR, from the coding sequence ATGGAACTCTTCTTTCGCAAGTACTTCTGGAGCGTGAACCTGTTGTTCATCCTGCTCGTCGCCTTGCTGGCGGCGCGCACGGTGAACCTGTTCGTCGAATCCTCCATCTCCCCTGCCCCCGCGTCGGAGGCCCCGGCGCGCGTCGCGCAGCGCACCCACGCCGCGGACAGCGGCCTGGCCTCCCTCGACGTGGAGCGGCTGTCGCGCCTCACGGGCGTGAAGCTGCCGGAGCCGGAGGTCGCGGTGAAGGAGCCGACGCCGCCGGAGTTCGACGCCAACGCCCCGCCGGCCAAGAGTGGCCTGCGGGTGAAGCTGCTGGGAACGCTCGTCGCCGCCAACCCGGACTGGTCGTTCGCGTCCATCCAGGACATGACCACGCAGCGCTCGCAGACGTACATGGTCGGCAACAACCTGATGGGCGCCACCATCATGGAGATTGAACGCGAGCGCGTGATCATCAACAACAACGGCCGGCGCGAGTTCATCGACGGGCAGCCCGGCGACGGCGCCGTCGCCGCCTACACCCCTCCGCCCGTCACCGCGCCCACCAACACCGCGCCCAACGGCCTGGGCAACGGCATCAAGTCCACCGGGGAGAACGAGTACGAAGTCCCCAAGGCCGAAATCGACAAGACGTTGAGCAACCTCAACGACGTGGCCATGCAGGCGCGCATCGTGCCCGCCTTCAAGGACGGCCAGGCCGTGGGCTTCAAGCTGTTCTCCATCCGCCCGGACTCCATCTATTCGAAGATTGGCGTCCAGAACGGTGACGTGATCCGCCGCATCAACGGCTTCGACCTGAACAGCCCCGAGAAGGCGTTGGAGGTGTACTCGAAGCTGAAGGACTCCTCCCGCATCGAGATCGAGATCGAGCGCAACGGCGCGCCGATCCGCAAATCCTACAACGTCCGTTAA